A stretch of Henckelia pumila isolate YLH828 chromosome 4, ASM3356847v2, whole genome shotgun sequence DNA encodes these proteins:
- the LOC140862883 gene encoding uncharacterized protein — MKEFDERLSSIVIELNGLGKTYPNREVILKVIQGLPKEWDVKTMAMRELKDLNKLELHDLFADLKAYEFELQTREEDHSTSKLTKALTAVKIESPAKSKKSAEQLSSDAMSLFVKKFGKFIRRNQEGSYRRNFQKKDAIEEPRSCFNCGKTGHFIADCPKSKNFDKRKSSRDDRHTSREKHESLVAKDSKTKWAETDSDSEGSNCSSNSSDDEEEVKCLMANDRELPSTSEQVFDFSSEEFTREKLIKALHDMANEYHQLSLAFDEVRAKQKDLQDASTKPSWEQSVEINCLETEIVVLRTENEQLKIDIMNLTTKKHNMDELLRSWNKSSSLLTEMNDSQRPLHDKTGL; from the coding sequence ATGAAAGAATTTGATGAAAGATTAAGTAGCATTGTTATTGAGCTTAATGGATTGGGAAAAACATATCCTAACAGGGAAGTTATTCTCAAGGTAATTCAAGGCCTTCCCAAAGAATGGGATGTGAAGACAATGGCCATGAGAGAATTGAAGGACTTGAACAAACTAGAGCTGCATGACTTGTTTGCAGATTTAAAGGCCTATGAATTCGAGTTGCAAACTCGAGAAGAAGATCATTCTACCTCAAAATTGACCAAGGCCTTGACTGCAGTAAAAATAGAGTCACCAGCTAAATCAAAAAAATCAGCAGAACAACTGAGCAGTGATGCCATGtctttgtttgtgaagaagtttGGCAAATTCATCAGAAGAAACCAAGAAGGATCCTACAGAAGAAATTTCCAAAAGAAAGATGCAATCGAAGAACCAAGAAGTTGCTTCAACTGTGGAAAAACAGGACATTTTATTGCTGACTGTCCCAAATCAAAGAACTTTGACAAAAGAAAAAGTTCAAGGGATGACAGACACACTTCAAGAGAGAAACATGAATCATTGGTTGCAAAGGACAGCAAAACCAAGTGGGCAGAAACAGATAGTGATTCAGAGGGATCAAATTGCTCCTCCAATTccagtgatgatgaagaagaggtCAAGTGTCTTATGGCAAATGATCGTGAGCTTCCATCCACTAGTGAACAGGTATTTGATTTCAGCTCTGAGGAATTTACCAGAGAGAAACTGATCAAAGCTCTTCATGATATGGCAAATGAGTATCATCAACTGTCCTTAGCATTCGATGAAGTCAGAGCCAAGCAAAAGGATCTGCAAGATGCCTCAACTAAACCCTCTTGGGAACAATCAGTTGAGATAAACTGTCTTGAAACAGAGATTGTTGTGCTCCGAACTGAGAATGAACAACTCAAGATCGACATCATGAATCTTACAACAAAAAAACATAACATGGATGAATTATTAAGAtcatggaataaatcttcgagcCTGTTGACAGAAATGAATGATTCACAAAGACCTCTTCATGACAAAACTGGTCTATGA